One region of Oryza glaberrima chromosome 7, OglaRS2, whole genome shotgun sequence genomic DNA includes:
- the LOC127780030 gene encoding two-component response regulator ORR7 has translation MEMRVPAAVTGGCGCGVDGGGGCCRGGGKLADWEEGKDDEMKSVVVKGWTRMAQVVPLHDNASAEDDDDDDEEDDDEDDDDDDDEDDEEAAAPPYVMAVDDSSVDRAVITALLRRSKYRVTAVDSGKRALEILGSEPNVSMIITDYWMPEMTGYDLLKKIKESSELKQIPVVIMSSENVPTRISRCLEEGAEDFLLKPVRPADISRITSRMLQ, from the exons ATGGAGATGagggtgccggcggcggtgacgggaGGATGCGGATGCggtgtcgacggcggcggaggttgcTGCCGCGGTGGTGGCAAGCTCGCCGActgggaggaggggaaggatgATGAGATGAAGAGTGTCGTCGTCAAGGGCTGGACGAGGATGGCGCAAGTGGTGCCGCTGCACGACAACGCATCGgcagaggacgacgacgacgacgacgaagaagacgatgacgaagatgatgatgatgatgacgacgaggacgatgaggaggcggcggcgccgccgtacGTGATGGCCGTCGATGACAGCTCCGTCGACCGCGCCGTCATCACGGCGCTGCTCCGGCGATCCAAGTACCGCG TCACTGCCGTAGACAGTGGGAAAAGGGCGCTGGAGATATTGGGCTCG GAACCTAATGTGAGCATGATCATCACGGACTACTGGATGCCGGAGATGACCGGGTACGACCTTCTCAAGAAGAtcaag GAATCGTCGGAGCTGAAGCAGATCCCGGTGGTGATAATGTCGTCAGAGAACGTGCCCACAAGGATCAGCAG ATGCTTGGAAGAAGGCGCGGAGGACTTCCTGCTCAAGCCCGTCCGACCGGCGGACATATCCCGCATAACCAGCCGGATGCTGCAGTGA
- the LOC127778530 gene encoding 60S ribosomal protein L44 has translation MVNVPKTKKTYCKNKECRKHTLHKVTQYKKGKDSLSAQGKRRYDRKQSGYGGQTKPVFHKKAKTTKKIVLKLQCQSCKHYSQHPIKRCKHFEIGGDKKGKGTSLF, from the exons ATG GTGAACGTGCCAAAAACTAAGAAGACTTACTGCAAGAACAAGGAATGCAGGAAGCACACCCTTCACAAGGTTACCCAGTACAAGAAAGGAAAGGATAGCCTTTCTGCTCAGGGGAAGCGTCGTTATGACCGCAAGCAGTCAGGATATGGTGGGCAGACAAAGCCTGTTTTTCACAAGAAG GCCAAGACAACAAAGAAGATCGTTCTGAAGCTGCAGTGCCAGAGCTGCAAGCACTACTCTCAGCACCCGATCAAG AGGTGCAAGCACTTTGAAATCGGTGGAGACAAGAAGGGCAAGGGAACTTCACTCTTCTAA